The DNA region AAAGCCCATTTGAGGCGGCACGCAAGCCTTTGGGTTGCACGCCTCCGCAAATTAACGCGAATCGCATTTTTCTTGCGCCGCCGTGCTCTGCTCCGGCTTATGCGTGCAAATCGAAGATTTGCGTGCCGCCTCAAATGGGCTTTGCCCATTTGGGCTTCGCCTACGCAGGAATCGCACGCCGTCTGGAAAAGTCCACGAGCTGAAAGCTCGTGAGACGTCTCAAGAGCCTTTGGCTCTTGGACAAATGCTATTGGAAAAACCGGCGTGCCGGTTTTTCTCTCCGTAACCGTTTCATTTAAGGTAATCGAAAAAAATGAATCAACAGAAAAACCCGGACGCGGGTTTTTCCTCAGCATTTTTCAAGAGAGGGTGCGATTCCTGCGTAGGCGATCAGCCGAAGCAGAGCACCCGAACGTAAGGAAAATGCGATTCGCGAGAATTCGCGGAGATTCGCGGTCGGTTTTTTCTCTTGTGTCTACACTAAGGCCGTGAACGAAATCGAAGTACGTCTCAAAGGACTTCAGTCTATTTTTTCGGTTGAGATCACACCCTGTGAGTCCTATTAGAAAAAATGGTTGATATTGCCTGTTTATAGAGGTATATATACAGACGGGGGTGAATACTCAATAATATCGGGGCGAATTATGACGATGGAACATAACCGTGAATCCGCACAAAATGATGAAACATCCGTGATCTATTTTGCCGGAGGATGTTTCTGGGGAATGGAAAAACTGATGCAGTCAATTCCGGGCGTGATTCAAACAACCGTTGGTTATGCCAACGGAAACTCTTCCGTGATTCCGGACTACAAAACGGTCTCCTCAGGAAAAACCGGATACCGCGAGACGGTCAGAGTCGAGTATGATTCCAGAAAAGTCAGTCTCGATGCCCTGCTGTTTTCGTACTTCCGGGTGATAGATCCCACCCTTGAGAACAGACAGGGAAACGACCGGGGCACCCAGTATCAGACGGGAATCTACTATGTCGATGACTCGTCGAAAGAGACGGTCATGCGGATAGCGGAGATCGAACGGGAAAGGAATCCGGTATTCAACGTGGAGATCGGTCCGCTGACCTCCTTTTACGATGCCGAGGAGTATCACCAGAAGTATCTGGATAAAAATCCCGGCGGATACTGCCATATAGGTGCGGCTGAATTTAAGGAGGCGACCGAAATGATCATCGATCCGGGAAAATACCCGCGTCCGAAAAAGGAAACACTCGCTGAAATGTTAGACGAGACCGCATTTCGCGTGACCCAGCACGCCGATACAGAGCCGGCATTCCAAAATGCGTTCTGGGACCGGCATGAGAAAGGGGTCTATGTGGATGTCGTCACCGGCGAACCGCTTTTCACCTCATCCGACAAGTATCAAAGCTCCTGCGGCTGGCCGGCATTTTCGAAAAGTATTGATGACAACACCATCGTCTCACGGGAAGACACCTCGTTTGGCATGAGAAGGACCGAAGTGAAAAGCAGATCAGGGAACTCTCACCTCGGGCATGTTTTTTCCGGAGATCCTGAATCTCCCAGCGGCATGCGGTACTGTATAAACAGTGCATCGCTTCGCTTCATCCCTTATGCTGATATGGAAAAGGAGGGATACGGGTACCTGAAGAGCAGAGTATAATGCCCCTGTCTCGAACAGAGAGTTACATAACCCAAAACCGCGAATAGTACCTGCAAGAAATACAATGATCCAGATAAAACTACCAGAAGAGGAGATCGCCGGCGTCCCTCTCAGAAATCATATGCTGCTTGCGGCAGGGATCCTCGGGACCACCGGTGCATCATTAAAACGAATGCTCAATCTCGGCGCAGGAGGTGTCGTGACAAAATCCATCGGCCCGAAAGCGATCCCCGGCCATCACGGACCCGCCCTCATCCCGGTCGACGGCGGACTCATCAATGCCATGGGACTTCCAAACCCCTCCAAAGACTTCGTCGAGGAGATCGCCCCTCTCAAGGGAGAGCCGGTTGTTGTCAGCATCTTCGGCGGAACTCCAGAGGAGTTTGGGACCGTAGCTTCCTGGTTCCCGGATGCGGCCGCATTCGAGCTGAACCTCTCGTGCCCCCACGCTGAAGGATACGGTGCATCCATCGGCGTCAATCCACGTGTCGTCCGGGAATGTACCGAGATCGTGAAAACATACAATAAACCCGTCTGGGTCAAACTCACCCCCAACGTAACCGATATCAAAATAATAGGAAAAGCCGCAGAAGAGGGCGGGGCCGACGCGATTGTCGCAGTAAATACGGTAAAGGCAATGCGGATATCCACCGAACTGCGTCGCCCGGTTCTGGGCAACGTCTTCGGCGGGCTTTCAGGTCAAGCGATCTTCCCGATCGCTGTTCGAAGCGTTTACGATCTGTATGATGCCGTTGATATCCCGATCATCGGCTGCGGCGGGATCTCGAGTGCCGACAATGTTCTCGAGATGATGATGGCAGGTGCCTCGGCAGTCGAGATCGGCAGCGCGATCCATGACTCGGTCAACATCTTCTCAGAAATTGCAGCCGATCTTTACTCAAAAGACGGAATACCCGCTGAGGAGATCGTGGGGTGCGCCCATGTCTGAGATGCCGGAGATCGTCACGATCACAACGGTCGTTGACGAAACACCTACCATCAAAACATTCGTCTTCGACAAACTCTTTGCATTCAGACCCGGTCAGTTCTGCATGGTCTGGGTCCCCGGAGTCGACGAGATCCCTATGGCATTTTCTGCTGTAAACTCCATCACGGTGATGAAAGTAGGAGATGCCACAGAAGCGCTCTTCTCACTGAAAGCCGGAGATAAACTAGGTATTCGCGGTCCGTTTGGAAACGGGTTTTCACCGAGCGGAAAAGTACTTGCGATCGCCGGAGGAATCGGGGTCACCCCGCTCTTTACCCTGGCGGCTTCCGGCGAAGTGGACACCTTCATTCTCGGTGCGCGGACCCGTGAAGAACTTGTCTTTGCCGAGGAACTCGCAAAAGTCAGCGACCTCAAAATCGCCACAGATGACGGGACCTTTGGATTCCACGGATTTGTGACCGGCATTCTTGATCAGATCGATGCAGAATCCTACGATACGATCTGTGTCTGCGGTCCCGAGATGATGATGAAAGGTATCCTTGACCGTCTGGTCGCAAAAGGCATCGAAAACCGCGGTCAGTTTTCCATGCACAGGTACATGAAATGCGCGGCAGGGGTCTGCGGATCCTGCTGTATGGATGATCACGGTCTTAGGGTCTGCAAAGACGGTCCGGTTTTCACTGGAGATCTGATAAAAACAGGGGAGTTTGCACACTATCACCGCGGACCAAGCGGGAGGAAAGAGTAATGAAATCGGAAGTACAAGTCATCACCTGCCCGAAATGCGGGTCAAAACAGGAGTTCACGCTCTATAGAAGTATCAACGCATCGAACCACGAAATTCGCGAGAAATTCCTCGACGGATCGCTCACGATGCTCGTCTGTGACAACTGCGGTTTTTCCGGGGCTGTTGAATATCCTCTCCTCTATCATGATCTGAACGAAAAGTTCTCCCTCTACTTCCAGCCGGATTCGACAGAACGCACAGTCAGTCTCCAAAATGTTTTGCCCGCGCATCTTCTCTCCGAGATCAGAATGCGTCTTGTCCACACGCAGGATGATATGCGCGAGAAGATCTTCATCTTCCGTGACAAACTGGATGATCGGATCATCGAACTCGTAAAAGATTCGATCCTCCGCGAAATGGAAGCGAAAAAGGAAAAAATCATCCCCGATGCTCTGTATTATGCCGAGGATCGTTTCGCCTGCGAAGGCAGATCGCTGATCTTTGTCCCGCGCCTTGGAACCGAATATCTTGATCCGATCAAGATCCCCTTCGAGACGTATGAGAAGATCAAGATGCTCATGCACGTGATCTGGGAACGTCCGGTGGAAGGATATACCGTTGTCGATAAAGAGTGGATCCGTGTATGATTACCGATGAAGATGTTGTGGTGTGCCCAGTCTGCGAGCACGAACAGACGATCACGATCTGCCCGTCGGTGAACGTGACGACCGATCCCGAAATGCGGGAGAAAGTCCTGAGCGGGGAGATTTTCGAGTTCACCTGCGATAAATGCGGTTTTTCAGGATATGCCGGCTATCCGTTCGTGTACGAGGATAAAGAAACGAACGGCGGATTTCTGATCTATCTCGAACCCGACTGCGAAGATCGCGAGGTCGGGATCGAAGGCGACATCGCCGATCAGGTGATTTATCACGAGAGACCGATGAGGCTTGTTCCGGACATGAACTCGCTGAAAGATAAGATCTTCATCTTCGAAGCAGGACTCGATGACCGTGTTGTTGAGCTTTTTAAGGTCCTGACGCTTGCAAAGATGCAGGACGACGATCCTGAAAAGATTCCGGACGAACTGAAGTTCACCAAGCGAGCCGAGATCAACGGTGAGGATATGCTTTTATTTGCAGCTTTCCGCAATGAAGAGCTTTTGGGAACACTGGAGATGCCGTATTCTCTGTATCAAACCTGTGTTCTTTCCGGCGAACCAATCTGGGATGTGCCGGTAACGGAGTGCGCGGCGATCGATCAGCAGTGGGTCATGGAGCGTCTCGGGGAAGAAAAAGAAACGGAAGAATGAAATCCTGGGTGATGGTTAGACACCTGCACGTTTTTTTCCAAAAAAAGTCTGACACTCGCTGCATTCATTGTCATGCAGCGAGATGATCCCCTCACATTTTCCGCAGGTCCATTTACTCCGCTCAGCAGCGAGAAATGCTGCAAGACCCTGTTCTTTCGCCATAAGGCCGTTTTCTATCAGACTTTGATCATATCTGTCCCTGTATCTTTTATCCATCTTTTTTATCTGTTTACAGGGAAAAATTTTGCAGGAAAAACAGTATTCTATCCCTTTCTCACCAACGCAAGCATGAATCCTGCAGGACCTGCATTCCTCGGATGTGCCGTTTTTGTTCGAAAAACACCCTCCGCAGGATTTTTTTGATACGCAATGCCTATAACAGACCATACAGTTCATCCCGCAGGGAGCAAACATATCTGTTGGAATCGTATCCGGCATTATCATCGACCACACACCTCGATACGTAATACTATTTTTCAGGGTATACATAAAACCCGCATATACGTATCCGGCAGTATGATTTTGGAACGGATGAACTATGGAAAAACAAATGCCTGTTCCTTCACCGCCGCTAAACTGGTTATGGGAACAGGCTTTATTTACTATGCACTACTAGTTGAAAAAGGATTCGCTTGTTTACCAGAGTGTCATTTTTGTGTGAATTATTATAGTGCCAAATGAAGGATGATGGAAAATTCAACACCCCGTCTTTAGCACTATAATAATAGAGGAATAATAAAGGAGATATCTCTACTTGTGCCCGGTGAGATATCCGTATCAGTATTTCTGTATTCGACACCTGATTATACGTAATCCTTTTTTCTATAGCAGCCCAGTTCCTTGACGCCGGTGATTTTTTTCAACTCCGTGATCGTCTCCTGCCAGCCGGGATCGGTCTCAAAATCGATGAAGAAGACATATCTTCCGATCCCCTCCTTCGACGGCCGGGACTCGATACGCGTCAGATTGATTCCTCTTTGTGCAAAAATTCCCAAGATCCCATACAACAGACCCGGCCTGTTTTCTCTTGGGATGATGACGACACTGCATTTTTCGGGGTCATCCGGATCTAGCGCACCTGCCGAGATCTCAAGAAACCGCGTGGTATTGTTTAGTGAATTCTGAATATCCTTCTGCAGTATGGGCAGATCATACAGTTTTGCGGCGCTTTCCGTCGTTACGGCCGCCGATCCGCTGATAAACGACGCCTCTTTGGCACTCTGGGCATTGCTGCTCGTGTGGATCAGGGAGGCCCTTTTCATGCCGTTCAGATAGATGCTGCACTGCTCATGGGACTGCGGATGAGTGTAGATGACCGAGATCTCATCAGGACTGTATCTTGAAACGAAGAAATGACGGATCGGCATATAATATTCAGCGGTGATACGGCACTCAGTCTGTAAAAGGCCGTCCAGGGTTTCGCCAACGCCGCCCGCCTCGCTGTTTTCAACCGGAACGATGCCCCGGATATTTTTCTCGAGGACCGCGGTGAAAACGTCCCGGATCGTTGGGAACAGAATGATCTCTTCATTTTCGTTCCTGATTTTTTCGGCAAGCTCGCAGGAGAACGTGCCTTTCGGGCCGAGTACTGCCAATGTCATTTCATCTTCACCAGTGTATTTATCATAAGATCGGTCTCTTCCGTTGCCTGGGGAATATAGGCTTTGAACGCATCGCTGTTTTCCGTGAAGAACGCGGCGAACTTCTCAGAATCCTTCGATGCGACGATCGCTTTCAAGGCAGTGACGGAATCTGACATTTTTTCAATAATACCGACCGTTTCCGGGTTCATCTGCAGTATGTCTGCATATAGTGACGGATCCTGCCCGAGGATTCTTCCGACCAACCCAAGTTCTATCCGATAAACTGGACTCATCACCGGAAGAATTGCTTCAAGCGGGATGCCGGTATTTTTTATCGTCTCGGCAACGGAGAGGGTCGTGAAGTGTACAAGACCCTGGACGATGCTCATGATTTTGTCATGCTCCTTTGGCTCCATCTGACAAATCTTCGCTCCTTCGTTCGTAAATATCTGATAGAGCGTGTGCCGCGTTTTTTCATCGCATCTGACCGGCGATGCCGCGATCGTCTGACCAAAGATCGTGGGAACCGATGGGCCGAACATCGGATGCAGCCCGATTACCTGTGCTTTGGATTTCAGCATCGCGTCAACCGGAGCGGTTTTTATGGAGGTCAGATCGCAGAGAAGCTGCTCTTCGTTCAAGAGCGGAGCGATCTCATCGATCACCCGGACGGTGTCATGAATCGGAACAGAGACGATAATAATATCGCAGGTAGAGGCAATATCCGCGTTGGAGACCGGTGTTTTTCTCCCCGAACACAGGACTTTGTAACCCGCACGTTCGAAGACCGCCGAGAACAGATGACCCATGCCGCCGAATCCGCCGATGATCCCAACAACATCTCCCGGATTCACGTCTTTATCTCCTGCGAATGATTTCATGTCTTTTCTGACCTGATGATTCTCTGTTTCGTTTCATGCGACTTCAATCCTCTGTCAGCAGGATCTCGATCGCCTCTTCTGCAGTTCTCCGTTCATGGACAATCATCGCGGCAGCCCTGACGAATTTGTCCGGATATTTGTGCTGGAATGCATTTCTTCCGATCGATACGCCGGCAGCTCCCCCTTCCATCGCTCCCTCGATCAGCTGCATGGTGGCCAGATCACTCATTTTGGAACCTCCGGCAATTACTACCGGTACATGGCATCCTTCGGTTACTTCCCTGAATGAATCGGGATCTCCGGTGTATACGGTTTTGATGATGTCGGCTCCAAGTTCCGAACCCACACGGGCCGCGAGTTTGACGGCTTCATGCATGTTCTCGGATTTGATGTCTTTTCCTCGTGGATACATCATCGCAAGAAGCGGCATTCCCCATTCGATACACTCGACGGCGACACGTCCAAGATCGCTGAGCATGTTTGCTTCGTTCTCTGCGCCGATATTTACATGCATGGAAACACCGTCTGCTCCGAGTTTCAGAGCATTCTGGACGTTGTTGACCAGTACTTTGTTGTTCGGATCCGGTCCAAGATCCGTACTTGCGGATAGGTGCAGGATCAGGCCGATGTCCGGACCTCCTTTCCGGTGACCGTGAAGGGCGAGTCCCATATGGCCGATTACGGCGTTGGCCCCTCCTTTTGCGACCAGATCGACCGATCTTTCCAGATCGATCAGTCCGGGAATCGGTCCGCTGGAAACTCCGTGGTCCATCGGGACGATGACGGTTGTTCCTGTATCTCTTTTCATGATTCTTTCGAGTCTTATTTCTTTACCTCTCATGTTTGGGCTCCATTTTCATTTTCTTGTTTTTGATCTTTGGAAAAATCTGGTATCCACTGCACCAGAGGAGTTCCCGATAAAAGGCTTGATTATTTTATGGAGATCTATTCTGGTGCAGTTTGACTACTGTCTAAACCAGAATACATAGCTAATGCTAAAAATGCCAGCTACGCTGACGTATACAAATGATAGAACGTCCATTACTGAGGACAGAACATCTTCAAAAGGCGAATTATGTGATGTGCGTGGTACAGAGCTTCTGCTGGCGGCGATTCCTCGCTTAGCTGGCAGACAGTCATTGCACATGTTAATATAAATTATCATGATAGGTAATAAAACCATTCCCTGCGGAAAAAAGGGACTGCATATTTCTTGATCCCGCAATATTTGAATAATGATCTACTGTATCCTTAATTCCACATCAAAATTATATGAAAAAATAATTTTATTGTCATCTTTTTCCGTAAATGATGGCTGATTCAACCGGGCACTTCTCAATGCATTTCCCGCAGAGATAACATTCTGCTTTTTTTGCCTCGCTGCCGGCTTCTCCGGTCGGGCAAATCTTCTCGCATTTTCTGCAGTTGATACATTTATCCGTTCTTTTCAAGCCAAACCTCCCAAACCGTGAGATTATGGAAAATATACATCCGTACGGGCACAGGAACGTACAAAACGGCCGATAAATGAATACCGAAGCAAGGAGGATCACAAGAAACACTCCAGCCGCTGCCGTGAACATGAGCGCAAAGAATGACGATATCCCGATATATTCGAATATGTCGATGGAACAAAACACCCCAATTACGAGAGCTGCAAAGAAGCCGGCCCTAATGGTTTTTGGAATCCGTCGGTCTTTGATCTGCACTTTTTTCACAGGAATGCGGTATAACAGTTCCTGAAGTACTCCTGCCGGACACATGTGTGCGCAGAATACACGCCCGAAGAAGTATGTGATCACGAGCAAAGCGACCAGTCCCGCAAAGCCAAGACCTGCAAATGACAACGCAATTATTCCGGATATCGTTGAGGAGAATCCATCAGGTGCGATGGGAATAATAAGCAAAAAGCCTGCCGCTGATGTAAGGATGGAAATCGATATCAGCGCTTCTTTTGACATGGCGTTTTTGAGCCAAAGAACAGCAGCAAGAAGTGTGCCTCCAAACATATACACAATTCCCGAGTAGGATGAGATCATATCAGCCAATGTTCCCGTAATCCCGAATAATTCCGGATCATAGAGGACGATGAGAAGCCCAAGTAAAATCGGGGAAATGCCGGCATAGACGAATATTTTTTGCAGGACCTCAGGTTTTTCTTTTCTGAGATATTTCATTGCGATCGCGAGGAGAAGAATAACCGCACCGCCGAGTATAAGTCCGGCAGCAGAAAATACCAGCGGACTTAACCCTGAATCTCCGGAAGATACGGTTTCAGAGCCGGTTGACGAACTGGTTGAAATGACGGATGAAACCGTATCACTCCCGGTATCTGTCTGAGTAGTCGCTGATGTATCCGTAGAACTCCCGGAAATGGTAATCTGGTCAGTTTCACTTACTGACGTGCCCGAATCCCCGGACGTGTAATCGCACAGAGAGTTCCCGTCGGCATCCGTATAGAGGAAACATCTTCCAGGATACGGGCAAGCAGAATGTCCTTTCGGACATACTGCAGCACACGCAGGCGCGGCAAGCAATGCTGTACCTCCCGCAACGAGGAGGGACCTTCGCAGTTTTTTTGAAATCATACAATCACCAGATACCTATCAATGGGACCTTTTTATGATTAATACATATGACATAATGTAATATATACTTTACAATATGGAAACAAAACAAAACTTGTGTCTGATGGATATGATTGATTTGAAGAATCCGGGGAATGTTGGATCATCTATCCAATTTCTAAGATAGTTCACTCAAAAAAGGTATTGAATGCGGACATATGATGATGCAGCGAAAAAATCGGGAAATACACTCTGGAAAATCTAATTCTGAAAAATTGTATCTACTCAAAATAATTAAAAAAAGTGGGTGATGTTTAGTTCTTTTTGAACTGAGGCATCATTGCACGAAGTTCTGAACCGACTTCTTCGATCAGATGTTCTTCGTCTGCCCGGGTGAGCGCAGTGAACGTCGGTCTGTTGACCATGTTCTCGAGGATCCATTCCTTGGCAAATTCGCCGGACTGGATCTCGTAGAGAATCTCACGCATGGCTTCGTAGGACTCGTTTCCAATCACGCGGGGACCGCGGGTGATATCGCCGTACTGGGCAGTGTTTGAGATCGCTTCACGCATTTTGGTAAATCCGCCCTCGTAAATCAGGTCGACGATGAGCTTCATCTCGTGCAGAACTTCCAGGTATGCCATCTCGGGTGCATATCCTGCGTCGACGAGCGTGTCGAATCCTGCCTTGATCAGAGAGGTGACTCCTCCGCAGAGAACTGCCTGTTCTCCGAACAGATCGGTTTCCGTCTCCTCTCTGAAGGTTGTTTCAAGGACGACGGCTCTGGTTGCACCGATACCTTTTGCATAGGCAAGAGCAAGTTTCTTTGCGTTTCCGGTGTGGTCCTGCTCGATCGCAATCAGAGCCGGGACACCTTTTCCTTCTTCGTAGGTTCTTCTGACCATGTGGCCCGGACCTTTGGGTGCGACCATGATCACATCGACGTTTGCCGGAGGAACGATCTGACCGAAGTGGATGTTGAATCCGTGGGAGAACATAAGACACTTGTTTTCAGTCAGATACGGCATGATCTCGGCTTTATAGACTGCTGCCTGATTTTCGTCGGGGACGAGAATCATGATGACGTCTCCCTTCTTTGCCGCTTCGGCGACATCATATGTCTCAAATCCGTCGCTCTTTGCAAGGTCTCTGCTCTTTCCTGCTCTGATTCCGATGATCACATTGAGACCGCTGTCTTTCAGATTCCGTGACTGGCCTCTTCCCTGCGATCCGTAACCGATAACTGCGATTGTTTTTCCTGAGAGATCTTTCAGGTCCGCATCCGTTTCATGATATTTTTCCATCATCTTTTTTCCTTCCTTTTTGATAGATACTGAGTAAATTAACTTCCTTACGATTTAATTGTTTATCTGTCGAAACCACCCGAGCGGTAAACGACATTGAGGGCATTCACCATCGCTTCAGCCGATGCAATCACGATGTCACTGTTTGACGAGGCTGCATCAAAGATCCTGCCTTTTTCATCCTCGACTTCGATAGTGACGCATCCGAGCGCATCGCTTCCACCGGAGATCGCCTCGATCTGAAAGCTCTTCAACTGAACTTTTCCAGGTGCGATCGCTAAAAGCGCCTTCATTGCTGCATCCACCGGTCCGTCTCCCGTTTTGGAACAGATCTTGTTTTCACCGTGGACTACGGCCTGTACGCTTGCAGTCGGAATCGCATGGCTCCCGGTAAATACCGAAATATCATCCAGCTCGATCATTTTTTTGTCGTTATGACTGCCGGTGATGATTTTTGCGATCTCGAAGAGATCGAACTCGGTTACTTTTCGCCCGCGTCCGGAGATCTCCTTGACTTTAGCGACGATCATGTCCAGTTCGGGGTCGGACGGATTTACGTTTATGTCCTCCAGCATCTGCCGGACCGCATGTTTTCCAACATGCTTTCCAAGCTTTAAGCGCCGGCGGTGACCCACCATTTCGGGCGTCATGATTCCCGGCTCGAATGTTCCGGGGTTAGCCATTACGCCGTGGGAATGGATGCCGCTTTCATGCGAAAATGCATTTTCGCCTACGACCGGCTGGATCGGCAGAACGGCAATCTGTGAAAATCTGGAAACCATTCTTGAAGTCTCCACCAGTTTTTCGGTCCGAATATTGGTTTCGATTCCATAGATCGATTTCAGGATCATAACCGTCTGGGCTAAATCCGCGTTACCTGCCCGTTCGCCGATACCGTTTACGGTGACCTGAATCTGGTCAGCTCCTCCTTCAACTGCTGCAATGGTGTTTGCGGTCGCCAGGCCGAAATCGTTGTGACAATGCACATCGATTTTGCATTTGACGTTTTCGCGAATCATTGCGATGAGGGGTTTTATCATCGAAGGGGTGCTTACACCGACTGTGTCGGGAATGTTGATTATCGTCGTGCCGGCTTCATCTGCTGCTTTGCAGATTTCAATCAGTTCCGACGGTTCAGTTCTGGTTGCATCCATCGGCGAGAACATCACATAATCGCACTTCGAACGTGCATAGGTAATGATCTCCCGGGTGATCGCCAGGACTTCTGCATGACTTTTTTTGATGGTATAGGTTCTCTGAATCTCAGATGTGGGAATAAACACATGGACCATATCAACGCCGGCCTCGATACAACGGTCTACATCCGCTTTGACAGAGCGTGCGAGTCCGCAGATCTTGGGGCGGATACCCTCTTCAGCGCAAATCCTCTTGACCGTTTCAAATTCGACATCCGAAGATGCCGGAAAGCCTGCTTCAATCACATCAACGCCGATATCGGACAGCTGATGCGCAATTTCAATTTTCTGCTCCAGTGTGAATGACACGCCGGGAGTC from Methanocorpusculum labreanum Z includes:
- a CDS encoding 2-amino-3,7-dideoxy-D-threo-hept-6-ulosonate synthase — protein: MRGKEIRLERIMKRDTGTTVIVPMDHGVSSGPIPGLIDLERSVDLVAKGGANAVIGHMGLALHGHRKGGPDIGLILHLSASTDLGPDPNNKVLVNNVQNALKLGADGVSMHVNIGAENEANMLSDLGRVAVECIEWGMPLLAMMYPRGKDIKSENMHEAVKLAARVGSELGADIIKTVYTGDPDSFREVTEGCHVPVVIAGGSKMSDLATMQLIEGAMEGGAAGVSIGRNAFQHKYPDKFVRAAAMIVHERRTAEEAIEILLTED
- a CDS encoding 4Fe-4S binding protein; the encoded protein is MISKKLRRSLLVAGGTALLAAPACAAVCPKGHSACPYPGRCFLYTDADGNSLCDYTSGDSGTSVSETDQITISGSSTDTSATTQTDTGSDTVSSVISTSSSTGSETVSSGDSGLSPLVFSAAGLILGGAVILLLAIAMKYLRKEKPEVLQKIFVYAGISPILLGLLIVLYDPELFGITGTLADMISSYSGIVYMFGGTLLAAVLWLKNAMSKEALISISILTSAAGFLLIIPIAPDGFSSTISGIIALSFAGLGFAGLVALLVITYFFGRVFCAHMCPAGVLQELLYRIPVKKVQIKDRRIPKTIRAGFFAALVIGVFCSIDIFEYIGISSFFALMFTAAAGVFLVILLASVFIYRPFCTFLCPYGCIFSIISRFGRFGLKRTDKCINCRKCEKICPTGEAGSEAKKAECYLCGKCIEKCPVESAIIYGKR
- a CDS encoding prephenate dehydrogenase/arogenate dehydrogenase family protein translates to MKSFAGDKDVNPGDVVGIIGGFGGMGHLFSAVFERAGYKVLCSGRKTPVSNADIASTCDIIIVSVPIHDTVRVIDEIAPLLNEEQLLCDLTSIKTAPVDAMLKSKAQVIGLHPMFGPSVPTIFGQTIAASPVRCDEKTRHTLYQIFTNEGAKICQMEPKEHDKIMSIVQGLVHFTTLSVAETIKNTGIPLEAILPVMSPVYRIELGLVGRILGQDPSLYADILQMNPETVGIIEKMSDSVTALKAIVASKDSEKFAAFFTENSDAFKAYIPQATEETDLMINTLVKMK
- a CDS encoding dihydroorotate dehydrogenase; this translates as MIQIKLPEEEIAGVPLRNHMLLAAGILGTTGASLKRMLNLGAGGVVTKSIGPKAIPGHHGPALIPVDGGLINAMGLPNPSKDFVEEIAPLKGEPVVVSIFGGTPEEFGTVASWFPDAAAFELNLSCPHAEGYGASIGVNPRVVRECTEIVKTYNKPVWVKLTPNVTDIKIIGKAAEEGGADAIVAVNTVKAMRISTELRRPVLGNVFGGLSGQAIFPIAVRSVYDLYDAVDIPIIGCGGISSADNVLEMMMAGASAVEIGSAIHDSVNIFSEIAADLYSKDGIPAEEIVGCAHV
- a CDS encoding dihydroorotate dehydrogenase electron transfer subunit translates to MSEMPEIVTITTVVDETPTIKTFVFDKLFAFRPGQFCMVWVPGVDEIPMAFSAVNSITVMKVGDATEALFSLKAGDKLGIRGPFGNGFSPSGKVLAIAGGIGVTPLFTLAASGEVDTFILGARTREELVFAEELAKVSDLKIATDDGTFGFHGFVTGILDQIDAESYDTICVCGPEMMMKGILDRLVAKGIENRGQFSMHRYMKCAAGVCGSCCMDDHGLRVCKDGPVFTGDLIKTGEFAHYHRGPSGRKE
- the msrB gene encoding peptide-methionine (R)-S-oxide reductase MsrB codes for the protein MTMEHNRESAQNDETSVIYFAGGCFWGMEKLMQSIPGVIQTTVGYANGNSSVIPDYKTVSSGKTGYRETVRVEYDSRKVSLDALLFSYFRVIDPTLENRQGNDRGTQYQTGIYYVDDSSKETVMRIAEIERERNPVFNVEIGPLTSFYDAEEYHQKYLDKNPGGYCHIGAAEFKEATEMIIDPGKYPRPKKETLAEMLDETAFRVTQHADTEPAFQNAFWDRHEKGVYVDVVTGEPLFTSSDKYQSSCGWPAFSKSIDDNTIVSREDTSFGMRRTEVKSRSGNSHLGHVFSGDPESPSGMRYCINSASLRFIPYADMEKEGYGYLKSRV
- a CDS encoding CpXC domain-containing protein, coding for MITDEDVVVCPVCEHEQTITICPSVNVTTDPEMREKVLSGEIFEFTCDKCGFSGYAGYPFVYEDKETNGGFLIYLEPDCEDREVGIEGDIADQVIYHERPMRLVPDMNSLKDKIFIFEAGLDDRVVELFKVLTLAKMQDDDPEKIPDELKFTKRAEINGEDMLLFAAFRNEELLGTLEMPYSLYQTCVLSGEPIWDVPVTECAAIDQQWVMERLGEEKETEE
- a CDS encoding CpXC domain-containing protein; its protein translation is MKSEVQVITCPKCGSKQEFTLYRSINASNHEIREKFLDGSLTMLVCDNCGFSGAVEYPLLYHDLNEKFSLYFQPDSTERTVSLQNVLPAHLLSEIRMRLVHTQDDMREKIFIFRDKLDDRIIELVKDSILREMEAKKEKIIPDALYYAEDRFACEGRSLIFVPRLGTEYLDPIKIPFETYEKIKMLMHVIWERPVEGYTVVDKEWIRV
- a CDS encoding DUF3795 domain-containing protein; the encoded protein is MPDTIPTDMFAPCGMNCMVCYRHCVSKKSCGGCFSNKNGTSEECRSCRIHACVGEKGIEYCFSCKIFPCKQIKKMDKRYRDRYDQSLIENGLMAKEQGLAAFLAAERSKWTCGKCEGIISLHDNECSECQTFFGKKRAGV
- a CDS encoding prephenate dehydratase; translated protein: MTLAVLGPKGTFSCELAEKIRNENEEIILFPTIRDVFTAVLEKNIRGIVPVENSEAGGVGETLDGLLQTECRITAEYYMPIRHFFVSRYSPDEISVIYTHPQSHEQCSIYLNGMKRASLIHTSSNAQSAKEASFISGSAAVTTESAAKLYDLPILQKDIQNSLNNTTRFLEISAGALDPDDPEKCSVVIIPRENRPGLLYGILGIFAQRGINLTRIESRPSKEGIGRYVFFIDFETDPGWQETITELKKITGVKELGCYRKKDYV